The DNA sequence ACTTCTGCGTTAAAAACAGGATCAGAGAGCGATTTTCTTACATCAATTTGGGCGGCTATATGGTTTATGACATCGGGGCTGAATGAAGAGATTATATCGTGGACTTTTTTATCTCTTATGTCGATCTTTTCAAAGTTTGCTTTTGTATTTAAGTTCTCTTCTTTTCCCGTTGAGAGGTTATCAATTATTAGTACTTCGTGTCCGGCTTCAACATAAGTATCTACGACATTTGAACCTATAAACCCTGCTCCGCCTGTGACTACTATTTTCATAGGAGCTATTCTAGCATATTATCTATTGTTCGTGCACGTATGGTGCGACTTTTTTTAAGACTTTATTTGTGATACGACCTGTCATCGAAAAAGCTACAGCAAAGCTTAAACATCCCAGAGTTGTACTAAAAGCGCTTTCATTTCCCATAAGTCCGATTATCTCTCTATATGCAAAAATTCCTGTGCCTAATTTAGCTGTTTGAGTTGTCATATACCTTAAGATATGTTTTGCTTTTATTTCAAAAGGATTATCTTTAAAAAAATATCTGAATATATGCAAGTATTTTTGATTAATATTATCTAATTTGATTTGTGCCTCTGTTTTTAATGTTTTTTTTGCAAATAAATAGTAGGCAAATATATAAGCAAATAGAGCAGGCATTAAAAATCTGTAAAATTGCCACTCTTCTTTAGGCTGAAGAAGGGTAAGGGCATTTTTCGAAGCTCTCCATTCTTTATATGGGGTTACAGGGGGGTATGCTGATGCTAATACGTATGGCCAGTCGCTTGAAAATCTTTGATGATCTATATGATGGCCCAATTCATGCGAAAAGGCGAAAGGTTCGTTGGTAAAAACAACGACTGTTTGGGTCATGGAATTATAATAATCCTTGCGGCCGAGTTCACTATATAATTCACCGCTCAACGTGGAGAATAATCCGAGAGTCATCCTTGAGAAAAAACCATTTCTTGCTTTTACTTGCGGATCAGTAAATAATCTTCCTGTATCTTCAAGTATTGCATTATGGTTGATTCTTGCCGTCAGATTTTTCAGCTCTTTATGCGATTCTAGCGTAGTAAGTAACGCTCCTGTTTGCACAGCGTCTAATCCTGCGCCTAAATCTAAATCCCAAAAATATAATTTGTCAGGCAATGAAAAAATATATTTCCCAAGATAGCTTGATAAAAAAGAAGACTCTTCTTTAATTAAAGAATATCTCCCTGTTTTTATTGTGAAGCTTGAACTTAGGTCTATATCACTTGTCTTTACTATTTGAGGGGAGGTGATTTTTATTTGATCCCCTCCTGGAGTATTAAATTCTGCCTGAGAGACGCTTATTGTTTCAGGAAGTACATAATCATCTATTTTTGGAATTGACGACGGGGTTGAAAAAGCATACCATCCCGCAAGAGCTGCGGCTACGGCTAATCTTTTAATGGTTCTTTTTGCTCCTGGGGTTAAAGGTTCTTGATAGCTTATAGGTTTTTTTGTTGGTCGATGATAATTAAATTTGCCGGACAACTCCATCTGTTCCATTCTTCCTATATAATCTATTTTTCTGCCAAACATTGTAATCCTCCTTAATTATTAGCTTAACCTCGATTATTCATTCCGATTAGGATAATCGGGGGTAAGCATTTCATTTATAAAATCCATAAAAGTTTTTCCGCTGAGAGCTTTTTGTTCTTTTGCAGCTTCATAAACGGTTATAGTTTTTTTCAAAACCGATAATATCTTTTTCAGTTTATATGTTTCATCGCTCTCTTTCATTATATCGGCAAGTATTTTCAAACTTTCTTCCTCATCATAATGTTGGGCTAGTATTATTTTGATTTTCCTTGCAGATCTTAGATATGGCGCAATTCCTTCTGTTGTAACCGTTTCTCTTGATAACGTAAACTCTGTTTCTATTGAATATTTGGTGAAATTAAGAGGATCTTTTCCTATGGAGAGGGATGTCTTCCCATCCATTTGATTCGCACAAAAAAGCCTTTTTTTGCCGGAAATAATTCCAATTTTAAATCTACAGCCGTTAGCATCTATTTTATAATCTTGATAAGGAGGCTCTCTTCTGATTAAAAAATTCCCTTGGGAAGTTGTAAGCCCCGATAGATAATCTCTCCCAAGCAATTTGGAGCCTTTTTCCGCGATAGGACTTATTATGTCAGAGATAGATTTTAAAAGATTTGAGATCGGATATCCTATTATCTGATGAGGCTTGGTAATAGGAGCTTGTCCTCTTAGTATAATTTTTCCGATACTGCTTTCTATAGGATTTAATATGCGCATATTTTTTAATCATCGAAAGATCGGAAAGTAAATTTCATGAAATTACCCGTTGAATCTGTATTTTAACAATTCAGGGTTATTTTCATCAACAAAAATAGATTGATAGGGGAAGAAGACATTAGTATCTGAGTCTCTGATTGTTAAATCCTGCAGTTTTATTTCCAAATTGACATCGGCAGGAATTACTCTGAAATAGTTATTAGACTCTTTTGCCGCCATAGGGTGTGCCCACTTTTCAATAATATGGCTTATAACCTCTCGTTTTCCTGAAAATTCCTCTCCGAATTCGGTTAAGATTGCAAGAAGCGGCTTCCCCAGCCTCGCCTCTTTTAACATGTTTATGCAGCCTAACATACCAAGATGCTGGGATAAATATTTTCCCTCTTCTTTTTCAATAGATCCTATGTTTAGAAGAAGAATCTGGCACTCCTTATAATGATATCCTATTCCGGTTTCATATCGTGTGTCGCCTGTAATTCCTATGTGAAGATATTCGCCGTTTTTGTTTTGTAAGGAGGTATGAAGGACAAGCCCTACTGAAGATTCCTGGCTTGTCCACAATTCTGTGTGATATGCCGGTTTTATGCTAATTGTGAATCCATATTTTGATTCAAGAGACTCTCCCCCGACCTCTGTTAAATGATTTCCCGGCACCAGCATTTTAAAATTGATCTCTTTATTGCCAAAAAGGTCGGTTGCAGAGAGTAGCCCGTGGAATTTAAGAAGCACCCCTGCGGATCCGAAAACATCTAAAACCTTTGATCTTTTCTGGTGGTTATGATCATTGTATTTTGCAAGAAGAGATAATATCCCTTCAACACTCTCTGTATGATCATCATGGTCATGGGTTATTATTATCGCGTCAATATCAACAATCGAAAGCCCAATACTCCGAAAAATATCAAGAAAATCGTATCCGGGATCAATTGCTATCCCTTTTATTTCACCTCTTTTATTCCTCAGACTTAGAAAATATCCTCCTCCCTGGGAAATCCCGCCCGAGAAAAGAGGGGAGGAAGAATTCCATTTATGTATGGTTCTTATGACGTTTGCTCCGATTTTATATTCCAGCTGCCTGTCAGTGTTTAAATCTCTTATGAGTTTGTCTTGGTTTTTTCTTATAATTTCTCTTGTAGGGAAAATTGTCTCTTCCATGTAATCCAGGGCTTTTAAGGCTTGCGAGTTGTGGCTTTTTATATGTTGGTCAAACTGATATGAAGAGGTAAAATCTTCATAGGCTTCCTTAAAACGTCCCTGGAGAAATCTGCTTATCCCTCTGTAGTATGCTGCAATGCCAAAATTGTCATGATGATGCTTTAGCTTTTTGAATAAAAGATCATAAATTGTTTCCGCTTCTTTGTATAAATTTTCATTTATGCAAATGAAACCTATTAAATGCCACGGTTTAGGAGAAAACTCTTTATCATGTTTAATATTGTCGAGTGTTTTTAATATCTCATTAAGATGCTTTTTTATCCATTCTTGACGAGTATAAGACGGGATTTTGTTTAAATTTTCCCAGCTTTCCCATCTTTTTTCATCTAAGTGAATTTTTAAAAGTTGAAACATCTATTATATTTGAATTTTAACAGAATGAGGTATTATGAGCAATGCGGAAATAACATTACAACTTCCATGTGGCTCCGACTATTTGAGTCCTATTAAATAAACCTCCAAGATACGCGTAATCGATAATTAATTGGTTTATCATAATACTGGTGCCTGCTGTTTTATTCTCATCGAACATGCCTGCCCTTAAAGCAAGTCCGGGAAAAGGTTTGCATTCCATTCCATAATGGTATGTTTGTCCGTTTGTAAAGATATTGTGAGTGTCCGCTGATATGGTTAACATATCTATCGGGTTTAAAGCTATCCCTAAATTAATAACCGGTTCGTATCTTATGCTTGTTCCGTTTTCAAATTGAACATCGGTAGTCAAAATCTCTTTTGCTGTTGCGCCAAGAGCAAGATTATCAGTTGGCCTTATTATAATCCCAAGGTCAAGCCCCCCGCCCAGACCGTCTAGTGAAGTAGATGGTATTTTTATATGATACAGATTAAGATTTACTCCAAGCGCAACTCTTTGTTCGTAAGCTGTTGCGAGAGAAAATGTGTAAAAATCCGTATTTTGATCGAGCAGAGAATTTTTATCCGTTAAAAAAGATAGTCCTGCCGCGAACTGAGCTTTGCCATAAGAGATTTTTTCTTTGCGAATTTCAGGTTCATCCCAATATGTTGGCCTTTTATAATTTCTTTGATACCAAGGATAGTAAACAGGCCCCCAATAAATTTTGGGAGTTACAGTTGTTGCTATTGCATTCCCCGCAGCGCCTATTGCGCTTGTTGTTGAATCAAGCGCTGATGTAATTGTTTTTTCGACGGCATTTTCTGCTTTTTCCTTTACATCTTCTGTCTGTTCTGTTCCTCCTTCTTCTAGGACATCTTTTGAAACAGCTTCTTCCTTTGTATGTTTTTCTTCTTTTCTGTCCCAGTTTTTTTTGATAATTCCTTGATTAGACAGATATTTTGCTCCGTTATAAGCTAAAAGAGATATTGCTCCCACTCCAATTATCCATGCAAAAGGGTTTAGTTCTGTTTCAAAGCACATTTTAATAGCTGCCAGGTTTTCTCCTATTATTTGGTTTCTGTTATTTACAAGCGTTGTTCCATAAATATCCACGCCGGGATTAATTGCAAAGCCTGCAGGGTTCCAGTAAGCGGCATTTGTATCATTTGAGATTGAGGTAAAAGCTCCTCCCATTCCCATTGGCCGCGCGCCATACAAAGCAAGAGCTGCGGTCGAGGTAAAGAAAAAGAGAGTCAATATAGAAATAATCGTATTAATTTTCATGAAATTCTTTATGAAGATTTTATCAAATCAGTATTGCCAATACAAGGACTCAATGCTAAACTTTCCTAAGTAGTATGAAAAAAACATTTTTTCGAGCTGTTGATTTATTGATTAAACCTGAAGCTGCCTGGGCAGAAATTGCTTCCGAGTCTCATGGTACAAAAGAGATAGTTCTCTTTGCTTTAATCATAGTATGTTTTCCGGCTTTAGCCATGTTTATAGGGTATGTTTTTGTCGGTTTGCCAATGGATTACGGCTATGCCAGGATGCCCGTCAATGGGGCTGTTTTGGCCTCCGTTATTTTTTATGTTTTGTCATTGCTTGCTGTTTTTGCGGTTGCTTTTATGATAAGTATGTTTTGTCGCCATTTTAAAGTTGAAGGAGAATGGACTGATTGTTTTAAATTAGCTGTTTATTCTGCCACGGCTCCATTTTTAACTGGTGGATTTTATGTTTTTCCCGTGGTGAGTTTTTTGAAAATAATCGGATTTTATGGGGTTATAACTTTATTTTCCGGCTTACCCATAATTTTAAAAATACCTAAAGAAAAAGAGCTCTATTTTGTTGTGAATATTATTGTATTTGCGATTATTATTATGGTTGTTTTTTTTGGCCTAGTCGATTACTTTTTGGCTCCCATATCTTCGGGAATATTGTGATCGCTTCGACTGTGAATAATCGGGGTTAATATATAACTTTATTTAAAGGATATTCAACAATCCCTGAAGCTCCTGCTCTTTTAAGTTTTGGAATAAGCTCTCTTACGATGCTTTCTTCTATTATTGTATCTACATCAACCCAGTTTTTGTCTGACAAGCTTGAAATTGTTGGTGTTTGAAGCGCCGGCAGAAGGGATAGTATTGTTTTTAGTTTGTGTGCGGGAACATTTAGTTTTATCCCGACTTTTGTTTCCGCGTTAAGAGCCCCCTGAAGAAGCATAAGCAGATTATCAAGTTTTTGTTTTTTTGAGGGGTCTTTTAGTGTTTCTTTATTGCTTATGACAACAGTGTTTGATTCAAGAAGGGTTTCTATTATTTTTAAATTGTTTGCCTTAAGAGAGGATCCTGTTTCTGTAAGTTCAACTATCGCATCTGCGAGTTCCGGCGGTTTTGCTTCGGTTGCTCCCCATGAATATTCTACGATCGCTTTGACTTTGTTTTTTGCAAGATATTTTTTTACAAAACTAACAAGTTCAGTCGCGATTCTTTTTCCCTGAAGATCTTTTAGTCCCTTTATTTTTGAATCATTGGGAACTGCCAGTACCCATCTTACTTTTCGAAGCCCGTGTTTCGCATAAATTAAATCGGCTACTTTTGTTACTTTTTTCCCAGACTCCATAACCCAGTCGATTCCAGTAATTCCCGCATCTAAAATTCCCTCTTCAACATATCTCGGCATCTCCTGGGCGCGGATAAGCATACATTCTATTTCAGGGTCATCAATTTGAGGATAATAAGAGCGAGAACTCAGCTTAATTGTGAACCCGGCTTTTTTAAATAAATAGATTGTTGTCTCTTGCAGAGAACCTTTTGGAATACCAAGCTTTAATAATGGCATTAGTTTTTCCTCCCTTTACTCGGATATCTTAACCATTTAATTACAAGCCTTTGGCTTAAAGGGTTAAGGTATTGGATTTTAGTCGATCATATTGTAGCATTCATATTGTAGCATTTTAACCCCGATTATTCACCCCGATTAGGATGATTGGGGTTCACGCCAGAATCAATAACTAATAAATTGTCAAGCATTACTTACGGTATGAATAATCGGGGTTAAATGAAGTTTATGAAAGTATTTTTGAAATTCAGCAACATTTTTTCGATAAATAATATATATATAAAGGAAATTTACCCCGATTAGGAAATCGGGGTTCATACCTGGGGAAATTTCCAACACTCTGATAGAATTCTGTTTGTCTATGAATAATTGGGGTTAATTAAAAAATTACTAATGTCTAATCATATAATAAGTTATGGAGGATAATCATGGGTGTTTCTAGCCTTTCTGTCGGTGATACCCTTATTTCGAATAGATATACACAAAGAGAAATTGGCGTGCCTGTTCGGAGCAGAATAATAAAAACTGGGACTTCGTTGCCTCTAAAAAAACTTTGTGAATATGGCGGGCAGACAACAATTCTTGGCAGGGTAGAAATTCCATATAATATTATTTTAAATTTTGTCAGAGAAAAGTGTCTTAATAATGAAGATGTAAGAATTTTAGATGTTGGAATAGCGGCTAATATTCGTGATGCTAAAACGAGGGGTGTAACGACAAGAGATATGGCGTGGAGATTTATTAAAAAAGGATATTTAACCGTGAGTGTGCATGGATTGGATGCTAATTTAGATTTTCTTGAGGAGATGGTCTATTCTGAAATTGATATGCCTCCGCAATATCCACCATTTAATCTTCCAAATTTAACATATATAGAGGCAGACGCTACAAAAACTTTAGGGCTTTCAGAGAGATCGGTGGATGTGGTTTTTTGTGGAAATGCCGTTGTATACATATATGAACAAGGGGGGATGGGCGCTATAGATAATTTTCTTGGCAATGTAAGATCAGTTTTAAAAGATGGAGGATTGTTTTTAAGTAACATTGCTTTTACTGAAATAGCAGACGGGGATTATCGACGATTTATCAAAAGAGACAATACCCAATGCATAGTTGATGACTCTTATTATTTGGATTTATTGGAATTTGCAAGAAAACGGAATGAGGCTAGGCATTTATGGGATATGTATCATTTAGGATAAATTCATTCTTTTTTTGTCGATAATTTCTTGGGAGGATTTTGTAATGTTAATAGATGGACATCAAAGCATTGTTGGATATATGAGGCAAGCATGGTTTGATTGCTAAAATTGCAATTCCTCTCCATTTCTGCTAAAATTTAAAAAATTGAGGTTGTTTATAGTGACAAAAAGTTTTAAATCCTACTTAAAATTTAGTGATCAAAAATACAGAGATAAGTAT is a window from the candidate division WOR-1 bacterium RIFOXYB2_FULL_36_35 genome containing:
- a CDS encoding ATP phosphoribosyltransferase, with the protein product MPLLKLGIPKGSLQETTIYLFKKAGFTIKLSSRSYYPQIDDPEIECMLIRAQEMPRYVEEGILDAGITGIDWVMESGKKVTKVADLIYAKHGLRKVRWVLAVPNDSKIKGLKDLQGKRIATELVSFVKKYLAKNKVKAIVEYSWGATEAKPPELADAIVELTETGSSLKANNLKIIETLLESNTVVISNKETLKDPSKKQKLDNLLMLLQGALNAETKVGIKLNVPAHKLKTILSLLPALQTPTISSLSDKNWVDVDTIIEESIVRELIPKLKRAGASGIVEYPLNKVIY